The window TCATCGTGGACATCACGCAGACCGCACTGGTGGTCCAGCTCGGCGCCCCGGTCAAGAACATCACCACACCAGGGCTCTATTTCAAAGCGCCGTTCATCCAGGACGTTACGTACTTCGACAAACGGCTTCTGGATTACGATTCGTCGCCCCAGGAAGTCATCACGCAGGACAAGAAGACGCTGCTGATCGACAACTTCGCCAAGTGGCGTATCATCGATCCCCTGAAAGTCTTCCAGAACTTCCAGACCCAGCGTGGGGCCCTGCGCCGGCTGGATGACATCATCTATTCTGAGCTGCGGGTCGAGCTTGGCAAGCACGACCTCACGGACATCGTGTCTAAGACGCGTTCGGAAATCATGGCAATTGTGAAGCAACGCGCCAACGAGAAGGCGGCCGCTTACGGCATCGAAATCCACGACGTTCGGATCAAGCGGGCCGATCTTCCCGAGCAGAATGAAAAGGCCGTCTTCGCCCGCATGCAGGCGGAACGGGAGCGGCAGGCTAAACAATATCGCGCGGAGGGCTCGGAGGAAGGGCAGAAGATCCGGTCCGACGCGGAAAAGGACCGGGAAGTGATCCTTGCCCAAGCCTACAAGGAATCCGAGCAGGCGCGTGGCGACGGCGATGCCAGAGCTTTCAAGATTTATTCGAGCGCCTACCGGCAGGATCCGCGCTTTTTTGAATTCACCCGCTCGATGGAAGCCTACAAAA of the Nitrospira sp. genome contains:
- a CDS encoding protease modulator HflC, yielding MSRQGLTIALFAIALLLVVLGASPVFIVDITQTALVVQLGAPVKNITTPGLYFKAPFIQDVTYFDKRLLDYDSSPQEVITQDKKTLLIDNFAKWRIIDPLKVFQNFQTQRGALRRLDDIIYSELRVELGKHDLTDIVSKTRSEIMAIVKQRANEKAAAYGIEIHDVRIKRADLPEQNEKAVFARMQAERERQAKQYRAEGSEEGQKIRSDAEKDREVILAQAYKESEQARGDGDARAFKIYSSAYRQDPRFFEFTRSMEAYKKTFAAHSTMVLTPDSEFLKYLKQR